A portion of the Candida dubliniensis CD36 chromosome R, complete sequence genome contains these proteins:
- a CDS encoding microtubule-associated protein, putative (Similar to S. cerevisiae STU2;~In S. cerevisiae: regulates microtubule dynamics during spindle orientation and metaphase chromosome alignment), which produces MSTEEEDYSNLSLEERLTHKVWKVRLQAYEELATNIENSRNEMDPIFINFPLDNLKKMLLDSNVVAQETGYNAFNKFLIFGGNAANVSKLKNLGIVGSICEKGLLSSRKNTKEWSIESILLMIEISNDPNSIVEDILPYLTNRLPKLVTGCVNCLASIIENFGCKIISPKPIVPYLSKLFAHADKNVRNETTKLTIELYRWMGDALINALFSDLKPVQQKDLSAAFEKEKGKTPEQKRYTKKQREEIERREQEAAAAAAAAGEDGDIDDVEMSDANGGVSEDNNEYDPLEFVDPVEVLNKFPSDFETRISSSKWKDRKEVLEEIIPILEKSPKLVTTDDYLPVLRIWAKCMNDANIQVVQLAANCIEFVIKGLGDEFSRYQPVVLAPVVERLKEKKPAVAMALDNVLDALFKLSGFGNGILDEAINGMKLKTPQNKIASANFVKRCLSSTKVPPKTSEIDAIMEIGIKLLSESQEPIRQAATEMIGTLMKITGPRELNPFLEKVDENRKNKINDYYENTAQVKTTMTSKSSSVASGSRNVSTAGGASSSTMRPPPSLSSSSKSQDRKVSGASSTIPAKRTASSPAKRDEVKNGRGMTARSLAKPNIPNLRPPTNATQDSSGEVSSLSQQVPPTPTSGASMEEMNLLKQQITKLQEEVQNYKNQQESHLKTIKLLEESNNNYREEIESIKRELSNEKRNATITTNHKDTHINNLKSELEKANYRIKDLEQEREINRLEQSNLAFERSNISSSNNSRNSFYKPSPSKFAPSDISTGVKRLSIGGEENNNLGGGGAANPNFHSNTTTNTPGAPIGATGMNISRPTNSFRSSVNYGSSTSSLTSSSRRESMDIDNGADWKRAAEVTLQLKARIERMKARTRSPLNIE; this is translated from the coding sequence ATGTCtactgaagaagaagattattctaatttatcattagaAGAAAGATTAACTCATAAAGTTTGGAAAGTTAGATTACAAGCTTATGAAGAATTAGCAaccaatattgaaaattctCGTAATGAAATGGatccaatttttattaatttccCCTTggataatttaaaaaaaatgttacTTGATTCTAATGTTGTTGCTCAAGAAACTGGTTATAATgcttttaataaatttttaatttttggtGGTAATGCCGCCAATgtatcaaaattgaaaaatttaggTATAGTTGGATCAATTTGTGAAAAAGggttattatcatcaagGAAAAACACTAAAGAATGGAgtattgaatcaattttattaatgattgaAATTTCTAATGATCCAAATTCTATTGTGGAAGATATTTTACCTTATTTAACTAATCGATTACCTAAATTAGTCACCGGTTGTGTAAATTGTTTGGCgtcaattattgaaaattttggtTGTAAAATTATATCACCTAAACCAATTGTTCCTTATTTAAGTAAATTATTTGCTCATGCCGATAAAAATGTTAGAAATGAAACTACCAAACTTACTATTGAACTATATAGATGGATGGGTGATGCATTAATCAACGCGTTATTTTCAGATTTAAAACCAGTACAACAAAAAGATTTATCAGCAGCAtttgaaaaggaaaagggGAAAACCCCAGAACAAAAAAGGTATACTAAAAAGCaaagagaagaaattgaaagaagagAACAAgaagcagcagcagcagctgCTGCTGCAGGTGAAGATGGTGATATCGATGATGTTGAAATGTCAGATGCCAATGGTGGTGTTTCtgaagataataatgaatatgaTCCATTAGAATTTGTTGATCCAGTTGAagttttaaataaattccCTAGtgattttgaaacaagaatttcatcatctaaATGGAAAGATAGAAAAGAAGTTTTGGAAGAGATAATCCCCATTTTAGAAAAATCTCCTAAATTAGTTACTACTGATGATTATTTACCTGTGTTGAGAATTTGGGCCAAATGTATGAATGATGCCAATATTCAAGTTGTCCAATTAGCGGCTAATTGTATTGAGTTTGTTATTAAAGGATTAGGTGATGAATTCTCCCGGTATCAACCAGTGGTTTTAGCTCCAGTGGTGGAAAGActtaaagaaaagaaacctGCTGTGGCCATGGCGTTAGATAATGTATTGGATGCacttttcaaattatcagGGTTTGGTAATGGGATACTTGATGAAGCAATTAATGggatgaaattgaaaaccccgcaaaataaaattgctTCAGCTAATTTTGTTAAAAGATGTTTATCTTCAACTAAAGTACCACCGAAAACTTCTGAAATTGATGCAATTATGGAAATTGGTATAAAGTTATTATCGGAATCTCAAGAACCAATTCGTCAAGCTGCCACAGAAATGATTGGTactttaatgaaaataactGGCCCTAGAGAATTGAATCCATTTCTTGAAaaagttgatgaaaataGGAAAAACAAGATTAATGATTATTATGAGAATACTGCTCAAGTGAAAACAACTATGACAAGTAAGCTGTCTTCTGTTGCTAGTGGATCAAGAAATGTTAGTACTGCTGGTGGagcttcttcttcaacaatgagaccaccaccatcattatcatcgtCTTCTAAATCACAAGATAGAAAAGTTAGTGGTGCATCTTCGACTATTCCTGCAAAACGTACTGCAAGTTCTCCTGCTAAACGTGATGAAGTGAAAAATGGAAGAGGAATGACTGCTAGATCATTAGCTAAACCAAATATCCCCAATTTGCGACCACCTACAAACGCCACACAAGATTCTTCTGGAGAAGTGTCGTCCTTGTCGCAACAAGTACCACCAACACCTACATCTGGTGCCCTGATGGAAGAAATGAATCttttaaaacaacaaataactaaattacaagaagaagttcaaaattataaaaaccAACAAGAACTGCATTTGAAAactattaaattattagaagaatctaataataattatcgagaagaaattgaatcaattaaacGTGAATTATctaatgaaaaaagaaatgcCACCATTACTACTAATCATAAGGATACccatataaataatttgaaatcagaACTTGAAAAGGCAAATTATAGAATTAAAGATTTGGaacaagaaagagaaattAATCGATTAGAACAATCCAATCTTGCATTTGAAAGAAGTAatattagtagtagtaataattcCAGAAATAGTTTTTATAAACCAAGCCCTAGTAAATTTGCTCCTAGTGATATTAGTACAGGAGTTAAACGGTTATCAATTGGTGgtgaagaaaataataatcttggaggtggtggtgcaGCTAATCCTAATTTCCATAGCAATACCACCACTAATACTCCTGGTGCTCCTATTGGTGCTACTGGCATGAATATTTCAAGACCTACCAATAGTTTCCGTTCTAGTGTTAATTATGGTAGTAGTACTAGTTCATTAACATCATCTAGTCGTCGAGAATCAAtggatattgataatggaGCTGATTGGAAACGTGCTGCTGAAGTTACATTGCAATTAAAAGCTAGAATTGAGAGAATGAAAGCTAGAACTCGGTCACcattaaatattgaataa
- a CDS encoding Cirt 1 transposase, putative (transposable element) has protein sequence MVNFLFFLSNMFANQETREQPPQPPAAPGPEPAPGPSASVAAAEPSPPPQDEDDAHEYRIKLALNDLNTGKLSNINDAICKYNVSYEALNSRLNGEVLQNKASASGRVFSQYQEDHIVNWILESYHAGYPRSKNDVREYVEIFLSLSKQRKENNQESPRGFDYSWIKRLQERHPNLPIVDKGKSSIQKIIGPTIPSVGKFIQEFNNNVSQYQIPQGNIFNYDETIYSLDNNPIEYSISNLVMSGYKNKANIPTPPTIEDLPPNKCTIIECTSATGEVMHPGFIFNKNHLEIDCGWIYDDRPKWIYALSSDGHSKGILFIQWLLNIFIPYLKSKYINGKCILLMHEQEWFKEIANQVEQICYQHGIILIFLPIYSHHIIPVFKISSTNGSIRLDHTKLTRLNNRYFGNNVIINKNSPPTATDTISMHQKFFVHKYWQARAINLTRNNIVYNWETSGFYPINPIELLNPSEYIYEQINKDSIEYNQRITEIQKQVQKLEEKHEPPMTKWSKSQLLEYIQDRKYKEKLIHENWVTFTGSTYYKLIHLDDYKNNLYH, from the coding sequence atggtaaattttcttttctttttaagCAATATGTTTGCAAATCAAGAAACAAGAGAACAACCACCACAGCCGCCTGCAGCACCAGGACCAGAACCAGCCCCAGGACCACTGGCATCTGTAGCAGCAGCAGAACCatctccaccaccacaagatgaagatgatgctCATGAATATCGTATTAAATTAGCtttgaatgatttaaaCACTGGGAAATTgtcaaatattaatgacGCAATCTGTAAATATAATGTCAGCTATGAAGCATTGAATTCCCGATTAAATGGTGAGGTACTCCAAAACAAAGCCTCTGCAAGTGGACGAGTGTTTTCCCAGTATCAAGAAGATCATATAGTTAACTGGATATTAGAATCGTATCATGCTGGTTATCCACGAAGTAAAAATGATGTTAGGGAATAtgttgaaatatttttatcattatcaaagCAACggaaagaaaataatcaaGAACTGCCGAGAGGATTCGATTATTCATGGATTAAACGTTTGCAAGAAAGACATCCTAATTTaccaattgttgataaaggaaaaagttccattcaaaaaatcattggACCAACAATTCCACTGGTTGGGAAATTTATTCaagaatttaataataatgtatctcaatatcaaattccTCAAggaaatatattcaattatgaTGAAACCATTTATAGTTTAGATAATAATCCTATTgaatattcaatttcaaatctaGTCATGAGTGGATATAAGAATAAAGCTAATATTCCAACTCCACCTACTATTGAAGATTTACCGCCTAATAAATGTACAATTATTGAATGTACTAGTGCTACTGGTGAAGTCATGCATCCAGgattcattttcaataaaaatcatttgGAGATTGATTGTGGTTGGATTTATGATGATAGGCCCAAATGGATATATGCTTTATCACTGGATGGCCATTCAAAAggtatattatttattcaatgGTTACTTAATATTTTCATCCCTTATCTAAAAAGCAAATACATCAATGGAAAATGTATACTTTTGATGCATGAACAGGAATGgtttaaagaaattgctAATCAAGTAGAACAAATTTGTTATCAACATGGTATTATTCTAATATTTTTACCAATTTATTCCCATCATATTATACCAGTATTCAAGATTAGCTCCACCAACGGCAGCATAAGACTTGACCACACAAAATTAACAAGATTAAATAATCGTTATTTCGGTAATAATGTGATCATTAATAAGAACAGCCCTCCAACTGCAACTGATACTATTTCAATGCATCAAAAATTCTTTGTTCATAAATATTGGCAAGCTAGAGCAATTAATTTAACTagaaataatattgtttataattGGGAAACCTCGGGATTTTATCCCATAAATcctattgaattattgaatccatctgaatatatatatgaacaaattaataaagatctgattgaatataatcaaaGAATTACTGAAATACAAAAACAAGTACAAAAACTAGAGGAAAAGCATGAACCGCCAATGACGAAATGGAGTAAGTCCCAACTTTTAGAATATATTCAAGATAgaaaatataaagaaaaacttATTCATGAAAATTGGGTAACTTTTACTGGTCTGacatattataaattaatacatcttgatgattataaaaacaatttatacCATTGA
- a CDS encoding NADH-ubiquinone oxidoreductase subunit, putative (Similar to N. crassa NUO-21), translating to MSYTATNQPVRAPPLHSDYELIDGDPYFTRVVSYFRFSDYVNWAVITASFPLGMKLWEKIVPSQGKGMKPSVVNPITLRVSTLLGFFGGFCLNYVKSSQRFLGWRENHREVKLDRFEIKKKLSQGILPYNENLSKLDDRNKDISNRNSQYSHALLFVIPWFNLTYHPYHQIDLKKYYITREGEENWGFELKPLDEIYAKYGQQKQK from the coding sequence ATGTCATATACTGCTACTAATCAACCAGTTAGAGCTCCACCATTACATAGCGAttatgaattaattgatggaGATCCATATTTCACTAGAGTTGTTTCATATTTCCGATTTTCCGATTATGTAAATTGGGCTGTCATTACGGCTTCATTTCCACTTGGGATGAAATTATGGGAAAAAATTGTTCCTAGTCAAGGTAAAGGAATGAAACCAAGTGTTGTTAATCCAATTACATTAAGAGTTTCTACCTTACTTGGATTTTTTGGAGgattttgtttaaattatGTTAAATCAAGTCAAAGATTTCTTGGTTGGAGAGAAAATCATCGAGAAGTTAAATTAGAtcgatttgaaattaaaaaaaaattaagtCAAGGAATTTTACCttataatgaaaatttaaGTAAATTAGATGATAGaaataaagatatttcTAATAGAAATTCTCAATATAGTCATgctttattatttgttattcCTTGGTTTAATTTGACTTATCATCCTtatcatcaaattgatttaaaaaaatattatattactAGAGAAGGTGAAGAAAATTGGGGGtttgaattgaaaccaTTAGATGAAATATATGCTAAATATGGTcaacaaaaacagaaataa
- a CDS encoding vacuolar membrane protein, putative — translation MSIRLHDNDNDNDTEEDDNTSVITTDFEILSNHINFPPINDKPFIIRLINSIRCYNIPIINFIILLILITFLIKLTTKYTNLYMKNSLITIIITNLVLYGISETLAQSILIYRHDQPIISFQIHERIRLDDDDEEEEEEMGVGVTRLTYFQFNRLAGFMFWGFIMGFIQCFWYKFLQIYSEQQQGSKNFKFIEVLQKVMTDQFLFSPISLFCFFIYGTIILEDKTWKDTIKKLQRIYLKTLIINYMIWFPIQFFNFLIIPRNYQVPFSSSISVLWNCYLSIRNSTN, via the coding sequence ATGTCAATTCGTTTGCacgataatgataatgataacgatactgaagaagatgataaCACTTCCGTTATTACTactgattttgaaatactAAGTAACCATATCAATTTTCCTCctattaatgataaaccATTTATAATACGACTTATCAATAGTATACGATGTTATAATattccaataataaatttcataattttattaatcttaataacatttttaattaaattaacgACAAAATATACTAATCTTtatatgaaaaattcattgattaccataataataactaaTTTAGTTTTATATGGAATATCAGAAACTTTAGCACAactgattttaatttatcgTCATGATCAACCAATAATAAGTTTTCAAATACATGAACGGATTAGattagatgatgatgatgaggaggaagaggaagagaTGGGTGTTGGTGTTACAAGGTTGACgtattttcaatttaatagATTAGCAGGATTTATGTTTTGGGGATTTATAATGGGATTTATACAATGTTTTTGGTATAAATTTTTACAAATATATTctgaacaacaacaaggatcaaaaaattttaaatttatagAAGTTTTACAAAAAGTTATGACtgatcaatttttattttcaccaatatcattattttgttttttcatttatggaacaataatattagaAGATAAAACTTGGAAAGATactataaaaaaattacaacgaatttatttaaaaactttaataattaattatatgATATGGTTcccaattcaatttttcaattttttaattatacCAAGAAATTATCAAGTTCCATTTAGTTCATCAATTAGTGTATTATGGAATTgttatttatcaataagaAATTCcaccaattaa
- a CDS encoding ubiquinone biosynthesis protein, mitochondrial precursor, putative (Similar to S. cerevisiae COQ9) translates to MSSLILLSRTFKLSNSIPLKTLLTTSTTTTTFGGVAYRSYHSQDHININTIDNSKIDDQILTTAIKYIPEYGFQSKCITEAIKQLKYPDSMNSLFTTKPGNNSLELQLMIHWLKLQRYNLEKYIQTNPFSNTQSYEEKLIELINVRLSYNEPILHQLKTNGISQLILPYNLSQGLNELYQLSDDLAYYSGDKSHDFNWYSKRLGIASIYVSSELFMLNDTTKDFKLTKSFVKKRIYDLQKLGNGYNNIEQWIGFNTISLINLIKSQLTRG, encoded by the coding sequence atgCTGCtgttaatattattatctcGTACATTCAAACTCTCCAATTCAATACCACTCAAAACTTTATTAACAACATCTACTACAACCACAACCTTTGGTGGTGTTGCTTATCGTTCATATCATTCACAAGATCATATAAACATTAAcacaattgataattctaaaattgatgatcaaatattaactacagcaattaaatatattccTGAATATGGATTTCAATCTAAATGTATTACTGAAGccattaaacaattgaaatatcCTGATTCAATGAATTCTCTTTTCACAACTAAACCAggaaataattcattagaATTGCAATTAATGATTCATTGGTTAAAATTACAACGGTataatttagaaaaatatattcaaacCAATCCATTTTCTAATACTCAATCATATGAggaaaaattaattgaattaattaatgttAGATTATCTTATAATGAACCAATTTTacatcaattgaaaactaaTGGAATTAGTCAATTAATATTACCTTATAATTTAAGTCAAGgtttaaatgaattatatcaattaagTGATGATTTAGCTTATTATCTGGGTGATAAATCTCatgattttaattggtACAGTAAACGATTAGGTATTGCTTCAATTTATGTTAGTTCAGAATTATTTATGTTAAATGATACAACAaaagatttcaaattaacTAAACTGTttgttaaaaaaagaatttatgatttacaaaaattagGTAATggttataataatattgaacaaTGGATTGGGTTTAATACTATtagtttaattaatttaattaaatctcAATTAACCAGAGGTTAA
- a CDS encoding prefoldin subunit, putative (Similar to S. cerevisiae YKE2;~possibly role in microtubule biogenesis) produces the protein MSTSTTTKPSTQPTSFEEELEVKRRELEYLSTNFSRNQSILGQYIGLRSKLENQYQENLIVKQEFEDLYLDSEDEETIEEQEERIKNDEESYKIYKLIGPVLLPQSFDECNLNVDKRIEFIQNDIKRLDKQINDQQLKINDIKNQLMNISHEIANSAINR, from the coding sequence ATGCTGActagtactactactaaaCCATCAACACAACCTACAtcatttgaagaagaactTGAAGTGAAAAGACGTGAACttgaatatttatcaactaATTTTTCTCGTAATCAAAGTATATTAGGTCAATATATTGGATTAAGAAGTAAATTagaaaatcaatatcaagagaatttaattgttaaacaagaatttgaagatttatATCTTGATagtgaagatgaagaaactattgaagaacaagaagaaagaattaaaaatgatgaagaaagttataaaatttataaattaattggaCCAGTTTTATTACCACAAAGTTTTGATGAATGTAATTTAAATGTTgataaaagaattgaatttattcaaaatgatattaaacgacttgataaacaaattaatgatcaacaattaaaaattaatgatattaaaaatcaattaatgaatataaGTCATGAAATTGCCAATAGTGCCATAAATAgataa